GCCTATTCAGGAAGTAAACGACCTGCCTTATAAAAGCAAAATAGAAGGTAAATCGCACCTTTGCGGACACGACGGGCATAGCACTATGTTGCTCGGAGCCGCTAAATACCTGTCGAAGACGAAAAACTTCAACGGAACGGTTCGTCTTATTTTCCAACCTGCCGAAGAAACTATGGAAGGTAGTCCCGCAATGATTGCAGACGGATTATTTGACCACTTTCCCGTAGATGCTATTTATGGAATGCACAATATGCCGGGCTTGGCGTTTGGAAAATTTCACTTCCGTGAAAACGAAATGATGGCAGCTGTGGACAACTGGGAAATTGAACTCACCGGTAAAGGTAGCCACGGCTCTATGCCCGAATTGAGCATCGACCCGATAGTATGTGGTTCGTCTTTAGTTATGGCATTGCAGACTATTGTATCGCGCAACGTGTCTCCTTGGCAAAACTCAGTGGTCTCTGTTGGCGCTTTCCTTGCGGGAAACGCTGGTAATGTAGTACCGCAAACAGCCATACTGCGATTAAGTATCCGCAATATGGAACAGAAGTTGCGTGAAATGGTACTGAATAAAATCCGCTCCATAACCAAAGCGCAAGCCGAAGTATTCAACTGCAAATATGAAATCCGCGAAGGAATACCTGGAACTGTGCTGGTAAACACCCCTGAAAATACCCAATGGGCTGCTGACGTTGCTCGCAAAACATTTGGCTACGATCAAGTGGTGTACCCCGTTCATCCTTATATGGGCAGTGAAGATTTTGCCTTTATGCTCCAAAAG
This genomic interval from uncultured Bacteroides sp. contains the following:
- a CDS encoding M20 aminoacylase family protein, with the protein product MNTRIIEGVKALHAEMKEWMSHLHQWPELALQETETAKYLAEKLKSWGYDVAEGIGKTGIVASMTVGTGKNAIGLRADFDALPIQEVNDLPYKSKIEGKSHLCGHDGHSTMLLGAAKYLSKTKNFNGTVRLIFQPAEETMEGSPAMIADGLFDHFPVDAIYGMHNMPGLAFGKFHFRENEMMAAVDNWEIELTGKGSHGSMPELSIDPIVCGSSLVMALQTIVSRNVSPWQNSVVSVGAFLAGNAGNVVPQTAILRLSIRNMEQKLREMVLNKIRSITKAQAEVFNCKYEIREGIPGTVLVNTPENTQWAADVARKTFGYDQVVYPVHPYMGSEDFAFMLQKKQGTYCMLGNGDAFMVHHPQYVFNQDILPIGAAYWVALTEEYLTF